In Nostoc sp. GT001, a genomic segment contains:
- a CDS encoding 2-hydroxyacid dehydrogenase has protein sequence MKVAVFSTKAYDRQFLSAANSPIQHELVFFEPRLNRDTAILAAEFPAVCVFVHDQVDAPTLELLASRGTRLVVLRCAGFNNVDLQAAADLGITVVRVPAYSPYGVAEHAVGLILSLNRKIHRAYNRVREGNFSLDGLLGFNLYERTVGIVGTGKIGLILGQIMKGFGCQLLAYDVYRNPELEALGGKYVELPELFANSDIISLHCPLTPETHHLINTEAIEKIKPGVMLINTSRGALIDTQAVIEGLKSGKIGYLAVDVYEQESELFFEDLSGEIIQDDIFQHLTTFPNVLITGHQAFFTAEALYNIAETTFANITDVEQGRPCANEIRA, from the coding sequence ATGAAAGTAGCAGTTTTCAGTACAAAAGCCTACGATCGGCAGTTTTTGTCAGCTGCAAATTCTCCTATCCAACACGAATTAGTATTTTTTGAACCCCGTTTAAATCGAGATACAGCTATCCTGGCTGCCGAATTTCCGGCGGTTTGCGTATTTGTCCACGATCAGGTTGATGCCCCAACTTTAGAACTTCTCGCCTCACGGGGAACTCGTCTAGTAGTCCTTCGCTGTGCAGGGTTTAACAATGTAGACTTACAAGCCGCGGCAGACTTAGGAATTACCGTTGTGCGTGTTCCCGCCTATTCACCTTATGGGGTTGCAGAACACGCCGTAGGATTGATTTTAAGCCTAAATCGCAAAATTCATCGTGCCTACAACCGTGTCCGAGAAGGCAATTTTTCTTTAGATGGACTGTTGGGATTTAATTTGTATGAGCGTACAGTGGGAATTGTCGGCACTGGCAAAATCGGTCTGATTTTAGGACAGATTATGAAAGGGTTTGGCTGTCAACTACTCGCCTATGATGTTTATCGCAATCCCGAATTGGAGGCGCTAGGTGGAAAGTATGTAGAACTACCTGAGCTATTTGCCAATTCTGATATTATCTCCCTGCATTGCCCCCTAACTCCTGAAACCCATCACTTAATTAATACTGAGGCTATAGAAAAAATTAAGCCAGGTGTGATGCTAATTAATACTAGCCGAGGAGCGCTGATTGATACCCAAGCAGTAATTGAGGGATTGAAGTCTGGTAAAATTGGCTATCTTGCTGTAGATGTCTACGAACAAGAATCGGAATTATTCTTTGAGGATTTGTCTGGGGAAATTATTCAAGATGATATTTTCCAGCATCTGACAACGTTCCCCAATGTACTGATTACCGGACATCAAGCCTTTTTTACAGCAGAAGCTCTCTACAATATTGCAGAAACAACCTTTGCTAATATTACCGATGTTGAACAGGGTCGTCCTTGTGCAAATGAAATTCGCGCGTGA
- a CDS encoding KGK domain-containing protein has product MSDVVILSGNEIISLDKNLSFINAELVKFQQIDTQIKKAIKSNFPNYRVWTAELEGCDGVSAEVLQPGKDWQKGRLKLVISYRVEFTPDKVPGLESPLDDLRSQLNPE; this is encoded by the coding sequence ATGAGTGACGTAGTGATTTTGAGTGGCAATGAAATAATCAGCTTGGATAAAAATCTGAGTTTCATAAATGCTGAACTTGTCAAGTTTCAGCAGATCGACACACAAATTAAAAAAGCGATAAAGTCGAATTTTCCTAATTACAGGGTTTGGACTGCTGAACTTGAGGGATGCGACGGCGTTAGTGCTGAGGTTCTCCAACCGGGAAAAGATTGGCAGAAGGGGAGGCTCAAGTTAGTTATTAGTTATCGTGTGGAATTCACTCCCGACAAAGTGCCTGGTCTGGAATCTCCTTTAGACGATCTAAGATCGCAACTCAACCCCGAATAG
- a CDS encoding asparagine synthetase B family protein: protein MGNPHHFLGYWGYGTQQELEALLTSVVENLSPNLSPTRENSKPFPHYPLPIWNVVYVGIDGNSRRQQNQDLHAEHLKSRSPLAPLKKGGTLKAPFLRGLGDLFCVSSKNQIAAISASGLFSSPDAWVSLQENNCLILGREPFGRVPLYWTQQGQIIWFASQLQLLLPILQQSEVSIPGLYGYSCFSYVPTPLTPINQVFAVTAGTELVWQSDRQSGKLQTPESKKIHSWREAPEQLTDEATAITELQTLLKDSIERQIADLKDEPVGVFLSGGLDSSVVAALLVQAGVKVRAYTLDFGDTGISEYGYSEQVAQFLKIPLVKVAANPNSIKNALIPTVKALDLPFGDGVCVPLYLLSERASQETQVIFNGEGGDQLFAGWTNKPLIAAGVYQAENPAGEETFIQQYFRTFHRLGGYESQVYQPDIYAQIQNLHPEDWLLAALDRNECPSLLHRLRRASLMLKGAQNIHPRATALGFAHGLWVRSPFCDLPLAEWTFSLSGELCLQGACEKYILKRAVENWLPPEIVWRQKRGMGVPLTSWCLNDFWHQLGIWLNPEILRANNHFYPHIAAQIVEGKLGAAIQGRRIGETLWLLIMWQLWRSQVLNEKLSKQSWDHPFWLHRWLWRNYKIIRNS from the coding sequence ATGGGCAACCCGCATCACTTTCTTGGCTATTGGGGTTACGGCACTCAACAGGAGTTAGAAGCGCTGTTAACTAGTGTTGTGGAAAACCTCTCTCCAAACCTCTCCCCTACAAGGGAAAATTCAAAGCCTTTTCCCCATTATCCTCTTCCCATCTGGAATGTTGTTTATGTAGGAATCGATGGAAATTCCAGAAGGCAACAAAATCAGGACTTACACGCTGAACACCTGAAATCTAGATCCCCCCTAGCCCCCCTTAAAAAGGGGGGAACCTTGAAAGCCCCCTTTTTAAGGGGGTTGGGGGATCTCTTCTGTGTAAGTTCTAAAAATCAAATTGCTGCCATTTCCGCATCAGGATTATTTAGTTCACCCGATGCTTGGGTAAGTCTCCAGGAAAACAACTGCCTAATTTTGGGAAGAGAACCTTTCGGAAGAGTTCCTTTGTATTGGACTCAGCAAGGACAAATAATTTGGTTTGCATCGCAACTGCAATTACTTTTACCGATTTTGCAACAGTCAGAAGTTAGCATTCCTGGGTTATATGGCTATAGCTGTTTTTCTTACGTTCCCACACCCTTAACTCCTATTAATCAAGTGTTTGCAGTGACGGCGGGAACTGAATTAGTTTGGCAGAGCGATCGCCAATCAGGTAAGCTGCAAACACCTGAATCTAAAAAAATCCACTCGTGGCGGGAAGCACCAGAACAGTTAACAGATGAAGCTACAGCAATTACTGAATTGCAAACTCTCCTGAAAGACTCCATTGAGCGACAGATTGCCGATTTAAAAGATGAGCCTGTTGGGGTGTTTCTCTCTGGTGGACTCGATTCGTCAGTGGTGGCGGCGCTGCTGGTACAAGCAGGGGTGAAAGTCCGCGCCTATACTTTAGATTTTGGTGACACAGGGATTTCAGAGTATGGATATTCTGAACAAGTCGCCCAGTTTCTCAAAATTCCGCTTGTTAAAGTTGCAGCAAACCCAAATTCAATCAAAAATGCCCTAATTCCGACTGTAAAAGCATTAGATTTACCCTTTGGAGATGGTGTGTGTGTGCCGTTGTATCTCCTGTCTGAGAGAGCGAGTCAGGAAACTCAGGTAATTTTTAATGGCGAAGGTGGAGATCAATTATTTGCTGGTTGGACGAATAAACCTTTAATAGCCGCAGGTGTTTATCAAGCAGAAAATCCCGCCGGAGAGGAAACTTTTATCCAGCAATATTTCCGCACCTTTCACCGTCTTGGAGGATACGAATCTCAAGTTTATCAGCCAGATATCTATGCACAGATCCAAAATTTGCATCCCGAAGATTGGCTGTTGGCGGCTTTAGATCGCAATGAATGTCCATCTTTGCTGCATCGCCTCCGCCGTGCTAGTTTGATGCTCAAAGGAGCGCAGAATATCCATCCTCGTGCAACTGCATTGGGGTTTGCTCATGGGTTGTGGGTGCGATCGCCTTTTTGTGATTTACCTCTAGCAGAATGGACATTTAGCCTATCTGGAGAACTGTGTTTGCAAGGAGCTTGTGAAAAATATATCCTCAAACGGGCTGTAGAAAATTGGCTTCCACCCGAAATTGTCTGGCGACAAAAGCGGGGGATGGGGGTTCCTTTAACTTCTTGGTGTTTAAATGATTTTTGGCATCAGCTGGGCATCTGGCTCAATCCTGAGATACTTCGCGCCAACAATCACTTTTATCCTCATATTGCAGCCCAAATTGTTGAAGGCAAACTAGGAGCAGCTATTCAAGGGCGTCGAATTGGTGAAACACTCTGGTTACTAATTATGTGGCAACTTTGGCGATCGCAGGTTTTAAATGAAAAACTAAGTAAACAATCTTGGGATCATCCCTTTTGGTTACATCGTTGGTTATGGAGAAACTACAAAATAATTCGTAATTCGTAA
- a CDS encoding glucose-6-phosphate dehydrogenase, with the protein MTALNISTDIPSQIDTVEKLAAWCGMVLFATNPTLTVIEGVGYTERATQSNNFWVAADAKTRNITRLSLEVSADHLSGSGKPWTFIQPLSNTPIPAAFKAN; encoded by the coding sequence ATGACAGCACTTAATATATCGACAGATATTCCATCTCAAATCGATACCGTAGAAAAACTTGCAGCGTGGTGTGGGATGGTATTGTTTGCTACCAACCCTACATTAACCGTAATTGAAGGTGTCGGATACACGGAACGCGCAACGCAATCTAACAATTTCTGGGTTGCTGCTGACGCAAAAACACGAAATATTACAAGACTATCGCTCGAAGTGTCAGCAGATCACTTATCCGGTAGCGGCAAGCCGTGGACATTCATCCAGCCGTTGAGCAATACCCCTATTCCTGCTGCTTTTAAGGCTAATTGA
- a CDS encoding tyrosine-type recombinase/integrase — translation MDTEDKWITTDSRTTKLVIRFWVKGFPKQFFISTGLKDTKRNREIVRSKRDAIANDIALERFDPKLASYQFKTKSSEVVQPEINTISLGELWERFRGFQSTQLAETTILGKYTAIGSIISKIPTQSLEDAPEIRDWLLKHYSHFTAYETLAYFSRCCQWSSESKLIVNNPFAKIQIPKPKRRSDAEEDFRAFTLAQRDLIIAAFEQHPAYNHYTTLIKFLFWTGCRHGEAFALTWADLNEDCSRITISKSCNSYMINKGTKNGKRRVFPCKQGTKIQELLLSIKPKTPEPNKLIFTSKTGCPMRTHTLFHVWNKQTTSYGVKSGVVLDLADRGDIPYLNGYATRHTFATWAIASGYTPDKVAYWIGDNVNTVLKYYCHPAVSSVECPDF, via the coding sequence ATGGACACTGAAGATAAGTGGATTACCACCGACTCCCGGACAACAAAACTAGTAATTCGTTTTTGGGTAAAGGGATTCCCCAAACAATTTTTTATCAGCACCGGACTTAAGGATACCAAGCGCAACCGTGAGATTGTGAGGAGCAAGAGAGATGCGATCGCAAATGACATCGCGCTAGAACGCTTCGACCCAAAGCTTGCTAGCTATCAGTTCAAAACTAAAAGTTCAGAAGTTGTTCAGCCAGAAATTAACACAATATCACTAGGGGAGTTGTGGGAGAGATTTAGGGGTTTTCAATCAACTCAGTTGGCTGAGACTACGATTTTAGGAAAATACACAGCAATTGGCTCCATCATCAGCAAAATTCCCACTCAATCGCTAGAAGATGCTCCAGAAATAAGGGACTGGCTTTTAAAGCATTACTCGCACTTTACAGCATATGAAACACTGGCATATTTCTCCAGGTGCTGCCAGTGGTCTAGTGAATCAAAATTAATTGTGAATAATCCATTTGCTAAAATTCAAATTCCAAAGCCAAAACGCAGAAGTGACGCTGAGGAAGATTTTCGAGCTTTTACTCTCGCTCAACGAGATTTAATTATTGCTGCTTTTGAGCAACATCCTGCTTACAATCACTACACCACGCTGATCAAGTTTCTGTTTTGGACAGGTTGCCGACATGGAGAAGCGTTTGCTCTTACATGGGCGGATTTAAACGAGGATTGCAGCCGAATTACAATTAGCAAATCCTGCAATAGCTACATGATTAATAAAGGGACAAAAAATGGGAAACGTAGAGTTTTCCCTTGTAAGCAGGGAACAAAGATTCAAGAACTGCTGCTATCAATAAAACCTAAAACTCCAGAGCCTAACAAATTGATTTTTACTTCAAAAACTGGCTGTCCGATGCGAACTCACACCTTGTTTCACGTATGGAATAAGCAAACTACATCTTACGGCGTAAAAAGTGGTGTGGTTTTGGATTTGGCTGATCGGGGAGATATCCCTTACTTGAATGGGTACGCGACCCGGCACACTTTCGCCACGTGGGCGATCGCATCTGGCTACACTCCTGACAAAGTAGCCTATTGGATAGGCGATAACGTCAACACAGTACTCAAATATTATTGTCACCCTGCGGTTTCATCTGTAGAGTGTCCAGATTTTTAG
- a CDS encoding decarboxylase, with amino-acid sequence MVSNNLTQNRLNPPFSKELAEELLNNYGSPLYVYNGDRLGETIKRISKAVSYPRTQFRFASVTNGNIALLKIFRSFGWGLHANTPGDIYLGLQAGFDPSEIVYSGSNLNRAEMLQVLNWGVTTLNLDSLAQLQLCCEVRRREKNIRLGLRLNLPEITGDSRIGVRPEEFGDAIALTAEFGLKLSGLHFYRGTGTNATVAFTQVIDTVIATAQQLPDWEYLDFGGGFGYPYHHNKAAFDWEIFGAELTERITRLGREIDLVIEPGRSAIAGCATLLAQVVSVKWQREKQIVGVDTTVANLSVPSVHGGYREIVTWKQADNPHSLFTTDICGNTTYSRDYLGKNCQLPALEIGDIVAILDVGAYGYAMSSHFLHRPKPTEVLLENDKHRLIRQREDYSVLLTNQILDSSPLFKGG; translated from the coding sequence ATGGTATCAAATAATTTGACTCAAAATCGTCTTAATCCCCCATTCTCCAAGGAACTTGCCGAGGAGTTACTGAATAACTACGGTTCTCCGCTTTATGTTTATAATGGCGATCGCTTGGGCGAAACTATTAAGCGGATTAGCAAAGCAGTCAGTTATCCGCGCACGCAATTTCGCTTTGCTAGTGTTACTAATGGCAACATTGCGCTGTTAAAAATTTTTCGCTCCTTTGGGTGGGGACTTCACGCCAATACCCCAGGAGATATTTATCTGGGATTGCAAGCTGGTTTCGATCCTAGTGAGATTGTTTATAGCGGTAGTAATTTGAATCGGGCTGAGATGCTACAAGTCCTGAATTGGGGAGTTACAACTCTCAATCTGGATAGTCTTGCTCAATTGCAATTGTGCTGCGAAGTTAGACGCAGAGAGAAAAATATTCGTCTGGGTTTACGCCTCAATTTGCCAGAAATTACCGGGGATAGCCGCATTGGGGTGCGTCCTGAAGAATTTGGTGATGCGATCGCTTTAACTGCTGAGTTTGGATTAAAGCTGAGTGGTTTACATTTTTATCGAGGGACGGGAACTAACGCTACAGTTGCATTCACCCAGGTGATTGATACAGTCATCGCCACAGCCCAACAGTTACCAGACTGGGAATATCTAGATTTTGGTGGCGGCTTTGGCTACCCTTATCATCACAACAAAGCAGCCTTTGACTGGGAAATATTTGGGGCTGAATTAACCGAGAGAATTACTCGGTTAGGACGGGAAATTGATTTGGTGATTGAACCGGGACGAAGTGCGATCGCAGGATGTGCAACTTTGCTTGCTCAAGTTGTTTCTGTGAAATGGCAAAGAGAAAAACAGATTGTTGGAGTTGATACCACTGTTGCAAATCTTTCAGTACCATCAGTACACGGCGGCTACCGAGAAATCGTCACCTGGAAGCAAGCAGACAATCCCCACTCCCTATTCACAACTGATATTTGTGGTAACACCACCTATTCACGAGATTATCTGGGGAAAAATTGCCAACTTCCGGCATTAGAAATTGGCGATATCGTTGCCATTTTAGATGTCGGTGCTTATGGTTATGCAATGTCTTCTCACTTTTTACACCGTCCCAAACCGACGGAAGTCTTGCTAGAAAATGACAAACATCGCTTGATTCGCCAACGAGAAGACTACAGTGTTTTACTAACAAATCAGATCCTTGATAGTTCCCCCCTTTTTAAGGGGGGTTAG
- a CDS encoding ribbon-helix-helix domain-containing protein: MRKPLHGQRKQNLNLSVSPEAVALLEEKANLLGISKSEIIERIARNQVSSAPEQQLLGESLTT; the protein is encoded by the coding sequence ATGAGAAAACCGTTACATGGACAGAGGAAGCAAAACTTGAATCTGTCAGTCTCTCCAGAGGCCGTGGCGTTGCTGGAGGAAAAAGCGAATCTATTAGGAATCAGCAAAAGCGAAATAATCGAGCGCATAGCTCGCAATCAAGTATCTTCAGCCCCGGAACAGCAATTACTGGGGGAGTCCTTGACAACCTGA
- the thiC gene encoding phosphomethylpyrimidine synthase, which produces MRTEWVAKRRGQVNVSQMHYARQGVITEEMHYVAKRENLPADLIREEVARGRMIIPANINHTNLEPMAIGIASKCKVNANIGASPNSSNLQDEVDKLNLAVKYGADTLMDLSTGGGNLDEIRTAIIKASPIPIGTVPVYQALESVHGTIENLTADDFLHIIEKHAQQGVDYQTIHAGILLEHLPLVRNRLTGIVSRGGGILARWMLHHHKQNPLYTHFKDIVEIFKKYDVSFSLGDSLRPGCAHDASDEAQLAELKTLGQLTRKAWEDDVQVMVEEAGHVPMDQIEFNVRKQMEECSEAPFYVLGPLVTDIAPGYDHITSAIGAAMAGWYGTAMLCYVTPKEHLGLPNAEDVRNGLIAYKIAAHAADIARHRPGARDRDDELSKARYNFDWNRQFELSLDPERAKEYHDETLPADIYKTAEFCSMCGPKFCPMQTKVDADALTELEKFLAKEAVTQS; this is translated from the coding sequence ATGCGGACTGAATGGGTTGCTAAACGACGTGGGCAGGTTAATGTATCTCAAATGCACTACGCTCGCCAAGGTGTTATCACCGAAGAAATGCACTACGTCGCCAAACGGGAAAATCTCCCAGCCGATCTCATTCGTGAGGAAGTAGCGCGGGGAAGAATGATTATCCCGGCTAATATTAATCACACTAACCTAGAGCCGATGGCTATTGGCATCGCCTCTAAATGTAAGGTAAATGCTAATATCGGCGCTTCCCCCAACTCTTCTAATCTTCAGGATGAAGTTGATAAACTGAATCTGGCGGTGAAGTACGGTGCTGACACCCTGATGGATTTGTCCACAGGCGGCGGTAATTTGGACGAAATTCGTACCGCAATTATCAAGGCTTCACCTATTCCCATTGGTACGGTTCCTGTTTACCAAGCTTTAGAAAGTGTCCACGGCACAATTGAGAATCTGACTGCTGATGATTTTCTCCATATCATCGAAAAGCACGCCCAGCAGGGGGTAGATTATCAAACTATCCACGCTGGGATTTTGCTTGAGCATTTGCCTTTGGTGAGAAACCGGCTCACTGGTATTGTCTCTCGCGGCGGCGGTATTTTGGCGCGCTGGATGCTACATCACCACAAACAAAACCCGCTTTATACCCACTTCAAAGACATTGTTGAGATTTTCAAGAAGTACGATGTCTCCTTCAGTTTAGGGGATTCCCTGCGTCCTGGCTGCGCCCATGATGCCTCAGATGAAGCACAATTAGCTGAATTGAAAACTCTGGGACAGCTAACTCGCAAAGCCTGGGAAGATGATGTACAGGTGATGGTGGAAGAGGCTGGACACGTGCCAATGGATCAAATTGAGTTCAATGTCCGTAAGCAAATGGAAGAGTGTTCGGAAGCACCTTTCTATGTTTTAGGGCCATTGGTGACAGACATTGCTCCTGGTTATGACCATATCACTTCAGCCATTGGAGCCGCGATGGCTGGATGGTACGGTACTGCAATGCTGTGCTATGTAACACCTAAAGAACATTTGGGTTTACCAAATGCTGAAGATGTCAGAAATGGGTTGATTGCCTATAAAATAGCGGCTCATGCAGCTGATATTGCTAGACATCGCCCTGGTGCAAGGGATAGAGATGATGAACTTTCTAAGGCGCGTTACAACTTCGATTGGAACCGTCAATTTGAATTATCACTCGATCCAGAAAGAGCTAAGGAATATCACGATGAAACTTTACCAGCAGATATCTATAAAACTGCTGAGTTTTGTTCGATGTGTGGGCCTAAGTTCTGTCCAATGCAAACTAAGGTTGATGCTGATGCGCTGACAGAATTAGAGAAGTTCTTGGCGAAAGAGGCTGTGACTCAAAGTTAA
- a CDS encoding VapE domain-containing protein, translated as MILPTLDGVETIATTHWNEWKGSAVDDEIINRNVRTICDSREIDKILNRNTKSRHKHSDNLVPAWCVSGIDPLTGENTLEGVQVKPDTSPLDKRGKPQKYLGASGANAVPLFLNTGIPGYWGEILKDKSIPILITEGAKKAAAALSLLIAAISIPGVSTCRKNGRLHYWLESFAGFGRTFYLAFDADVLDKRPVQNALISLARDLSATGSKVMIVTLPSIQLKGIDDFIAAKGEDEFRKLIDEALTIEEWKKDLDEKRKEQEFDFEDGEEKSKLYRAYKIIRQGWGDSIRLNQLKQHVEMDESNIDLDLLRFYIAQEFRMDISKEDAHLIVMVLAKQNAYSPVVEYLDSLAARYPNPDLSILDNFAFKYFGTTDPLHNTYIKKSLIAAVARARRPGEKAEDICVLVGGQGLRKSTFWKELFGADWFTDEFTASGERDELMKLHRFWGIELGEIEHIYKKADVSSIKKFLSNTVDPYRIPYDREIKEHPRACLLVGTSNEQELLHDPTGNRRFFIIPVTKMIPTEELIRDRDLIWAAANHLYQQGHLWYLTHAEKALQSEANKEYQSSDPWEEVISLYVKNKEGITTHDILLNALQIETGRQDKVAERRVSAVMRQNGWQQQRKWVSGHALRCWFRKVEKTSGSSGSSGSTQAQQGFEHDPDSFPHLDHLDQYSQLSLIETTHTTVSDPDDPDTQKHLDHPEPAHSKLDPDDPDDPDVFPNFSENNVEHNNQVASTTVTRPPKCRYYQIVEVRPFVFKIETDFGTVSVSAEPYHLGLELVIAKSGLNSKLPKGRH; from the coding sequence ATGATTTTACCTACCCTTGATGGTGTTGAAACAATTGCTACCACTCACTGGAATGAATGGAAGGGTAGCGCTGTTGATGATGAGATAATCAATCGAAACGTGCGAACAATTTGTGACTCCAGAGAGATTGATAAAATTTTAAATCGCAACACAAAAAGCCGTCATAAACACTCAGATAACCTAGTACCTGCATGGTGTGTTTCCGGCATAGATCCTTTAACAGGAGAAAACACACTAGAGGGTGTACAAGTAAAACCAGACACATCCCCGCTTGATAAAAGGGGTAAACCTCAAAAATATCTCGGTGCATCTGGAGCTAATGCTGTACCGCTATTCTTAAACACAGGAATTCCCGGATACTGGGGAGAAATCCTCAAAGATAAAAGCATCCCCATCCTCATCACTGAAGGAGCCAAAAAAGCTGCTGCTGCTTTATCTCTGCTCATAGCAGCTATTAGTATCCCCGGCGTTAGCACCTGTAGAAAAAACGGCAGACTACATTATTGGTTGGAATCATTTGCAGGTTTTGGACGTACTTTTTACTTAGCTTTTGACGCTGATGTCTTAGATAAAAGACCAGTTCAAAATGCACTAATATCATTAGCACGTGATTTGTCCGCCACTGGTTCCAAAGTGATGATTGTCACACTACCTTCTATTCAATTAAAAGGAATTGATGACTTTATTGCAGCCAAAGGTGAAGACGAATTCAGAAAGCTGATTGACGAAGCGCTCACTATAGAGGAGTGGAAAAAAGACTTGGATGAAAAACGCAAAGAACAAGAATTTGATTTTGAGGATGGAGAGGAAAAATCAAAACTTTATCGTGCTTACAAAATTATTAGGCAAGGATGGGGCGATTCTATTCGATTAAACCAGCTAAAACAACACGTTGAGATGGATGAATCGAATATAGATTTAGACCTTTTAAGGTTCTACATTGCTCAGGAATTTCGTATGGACATTTCAAAAGAAGATGCACATTTAATAGTCATGGTATTAGCAAAACAAAACGCTTATAGTCCCGTCGTTGAATATCTTGATTCGCTAGCAGCGAGATACCCTAACCCAGACTTGTCAATCCTGGATAATTTCGCCTTTAAATACTTTGGGACGACCGACCCGCTACACAACACGTACATCAAAAAGTCACTCATCGCCGCAGTGGCTAGAGCTAGAAGACCAGGAGAAAAAGCAGAAGATATTTGTGTTTTGGTTGGTGGGCAAGGACTTCGCAAAAGCACCTTTTGGAAGGAATTATTCGGCGCTGACTGGTTCACGGATGAATTTACCGCCAGTGGAGAGAGAGACGAACTCATGAAGCTTCATCGCTTTTGGGGCATCGAACTGGGCGAAATCGAACATATATATAAGAAGGCAGACGTTAGCTCGATTAAGAAATTCCTCAGCAACACAGTTGATCCATACCGCATTCCCTACGACCGAGAAATCAAAGAACATCCCAGAGCTTGCCTGCTAGTGGGCACATCAAACGAGCAAGAATTACTCCACGACCCCACAGGCAACCGCCGATTCTTCATCATCCCAGTTACTAAAATGATTCCCACCGAGGAATTAATCCGCGATCGCGATTTGATTTGGGCGGCCGCCAATCACCTTTATCAACAGGGGCATCTCTGGTATCTCACTCATGCTGAAAAGGCGTTGCAATCTGAAGCCAATAAGGAGTACCAATCGTCAGACCCGTGGGAAGAAGTGATATCACTGTACGTCAAAAACAAGGAAGGGATTACCACCCATGACATTCTCCTTAATGCCCTGCAAATAGAAACAGGCCGCCAAGACAAGGTTGCAGAAAGAAGAGTTTCAGCCGTTATGAGACAAAACGGCTGGCAGCAGCAGAGAAAGTGGGTCAGCGGTCATGCGTTACGTTGTTGGTTCAGAAAAGTTGAGAAAACATCTGGATCATCTGGATCATCTGGATCAACCCAGGCGCAGCAAGGGTTTGAACATGATCCAGATAGTTTTCCACATCTGGATCATCTGGATCAGTATTCTCAGCTTTCACTGATTGAAACGACACATACCACAGTCAGTGATCCAGATGATCCAGATACCCAAAAACATCTGGATCATCCAGAACCCGCTCACAGCAAGCTTGATCCAGATGATCCAGATGATCCAGATGTTTTTCCCAACTTTTCCGAAAATAATGTTGAACACAATAACCAAGTCGCCAGCACTACTGTTACTCGCCCGCCAAAGTGCCGCTACTACCAAATAGTCGAAGTCAGACCCTTCGTCTTTAAAATCGAAACAGATTTCGGGACAGTCAGCGTCAGCGCTGAACCCTATCACCTAGGTTTGGAACTGGTGATAGCAAAATCTGGTTTGAATTCCAAACTCCCGAAGGGCAGACACTAA